One part of the Dunckerocampus dactyliophorus isolate RoL2022-P2 chromosome 11, RoL_Ddac_1.1, whole genome shotgun sequence genome encodes these proteins:
- the LOC129189830 gene encoding neurofilament medium polypeptide isoform X2 — protein sequence MGSLKNETQAFDKEDGEHSHGDTVLEEPVKSTNQQSSGGGGGQTDMLHNASHADEKSLVETKDQAQLGRDGDQTEALPMNPEDDRSTATERPLNCGNDTNISEDKVLFPLPSTMDPSDPNSPAPFGQHHMRTQVSLEVVQCHSTATSPMTPPEGGHSFIFPSSLMSSGTVGCSDSKDAELQVGKQVEFCSVATSPMTPKTPSTTAFPVLTGSAKTTKSSAEVPSDKIINSDSFPESSTCSASAGSRLEGNNKLCKPQQMGSMDQDITILVTHYDNTRGEEQEESACYPVEPEMVKLEESQEDDKIQTSDTEGDQTPSKTNVKLNKVEEKDVTKPPVPESPAPVGFHNIRTQVSLEVVQCHSVATSPMTPPEGDYAFQFPSPSIAKDAEMQVGKQVEFRSVATAPMTPRTPTVTTFPEIRKEASIGENIVEEEEEEERQEEVKEKEEASEEKKVETTEEDNNCKEKSEEVVQEHFRHEHETMATSSPSPGC from the exons ATGGGAAGTCTGAAGAATGAGACGCAAGCTTTTGACAAAGAGGACGGAGAGCATTCACATGGTGACACTGTGCTTGAGGAACCCGTCAAGAGCACAAACCAACAATCATCAGGTGGAGGGGGCGGTCAGACAGACATGCTTCATAATGCAAGCCATGCTGATGAGAAAAGCTTGGTGGAAACAAAAGATCAAGCTCAATTAGGGAGGGATGGTGACCAGACTGAAGCTCTACCCATGAATCCTGAGGATGACAGATCAACAGCAACTGAGAGGCCCCTCAACTGTGGAAACGATACAAACATATCTGAGGACAAAGTATTGTTTCCTTTGCCATCAACTATGGACCCTTCTGACCCAAATTCCCCCGCACCTTTTGGGCAGCACCATATGCGCACGCAGGTCAGCCTGGAGGTGGTCCAATGTCACTCAACAGCCACCAGCCCCATGACTCCACCTGAAGGGGGACATTCCTTCATCTTTCCAAGCTCCTTGATGAGTTCCGGCACTGTGGGATGCTCTGATAGTAAAGATGCGGAACTGCAGGTGGGTAAGCAAGTGGAGTTCTGCTCGGTGGCCACATCCCCTATGACTCCAAAGACGCCCTCGACCACAGCTTTCCCAGTACTTACTGGGAGTGCAAAGACAACAAAGAGTTCAGCAGAAGTTCCGTCTGATAAAATCATCAACTCAGATTCTTTTCCAGAAAGCTCCACCTGTTCTGCTTCTGCTGGGTCACGCTTGGAAGGTAATAACAAGCTGTGTAAGCCACAACAGATGGGAAGTATGGACCAAGACATTACAATCCTAGTGACCCACTATGATAACACTCGGGGCGAAGAGCAGGAGGAGTCAGCTTGTTATCCCGTAGAGCCAGAAATGGTCAAGCTTGAGGAAAGTCAAGAAGATGACAAAATCCAAACAAGTGACACAGAAGGAGACCAAACACCTTCAAAGACAAATGTCAAACTTAACAAAGTGGAGGAGAAAGATGTGACAAAGCCTCCTGTCCCTGAATCCCCAGCGCCTGTTGGCTTCCACAACATTCGCACACAAGTGAGTCTTGAAGTGGTGCAGTGTCACTCAGTGGCCACCAGCCCTATGACGCCTCCTGAGGGTGATTATGCCTTCCAATTCCCAAGTCCTAGCATAGCAAAAGACGCAGAGATGCAAGTGGGCAAACAAGTGGAGTTTCGCTCTGTTGCTACAGCACCAATGACGCCAAGAACGCCCACCGTCACAACTTTTCCTGAGATAAGAAAAGAGGCTAGCATTGGGGAGAAcattgtggaggaggaggaggaggaagaaaggcAAGAAGAAGTTAAGGAAAAGGAGGAAGCAAGTGAGGAGAAAAAGGTGGAAACCACTGAGGAGGACAACAACTGCAAGGAGAAGAGCGAGGAGGTGGTGCAGGAG CACTTCAGACATGAGCATGAAACCATGGCAACAAGTTCCCCGTCTCCTGGTTGCTAA
- the LOC129189830 gene encoding G protein-regulated inducer of neurite outgrowth 1 isoform X1 yields MGSLKNETQAFDKEDGEHSHGDTVLEEPVKSTNQQSSGGGGGQTDMLHNASHADEKSLVETKDQAQLGRDGDQTEALPMNPEDDRSTATERPLNCGNDTNISEDKVLFPLPSTMDPSDPNSPAPFGQHHMRTQVSLEVVQCHSTATSPMTPPEGGHSFIFPSSLMSSGTVGCSDSKDAELQVGKQVEFCSVATSPMTPKTPSTTAFPVLTGSAKTTKSSAEVPSDKIINSDSFPESSTCSASAGSRLEGNNKLCKPQQMGSMDQDITILVTHYDNTRGEEQEESACYPVEPEMVKLEESQEDDKIQTSDTEGDQTPSKTNVKLNKVEEKDVTKPPVPESPAPVGFHNIRTQVSLEVVQCHSVATSPMTPPEGDYAFQFPSPSIAKDAEMQVGKQVEFRSVATAPMTPRTPTVTTFPEIRKEASIGENIVEEEEEEERQEEVKEKEEASEEKKVETTEEDNNCKEKSEEVVQEVSWDEKGMTWEVYGAVVEVAVLGSAIQKHLEKQVKKQKRQPSLPPPPPLNPSAMPLTPEATQGGRSRAAKRGERDDKVGRNRRNPFRHLMENMQQPHCCSRAHTTE; encoded by the coding sequence ATGGGAAGTCTGAAGAATGAGACGCAAGCTTTTGACAAAGAGGACGGAGAGCATTCACATGGTGACACTGTGCTTGAGGAACCCGTCAAGAGCACAAACCAACAATCATCAGGTGGAGGGGGCGGTCAGACAGACATGCTTCATAATGCAAGCCATGCTGATGAGAAAAGCTTGGTGGAAACAAAAGATCAAGCTCAATTAGGGAGGGATGGTGACCAGACTGAAGCTCTACCCATGAATCCTGAGGATGACAGATCAACAGCAACTGAGAGGCCCCTCAACTGTGGAAACGATACAAACATATCTGAGGACAAAGTATTGTTTCCTTTGCCATCAACTATGGACCCTTCTGACCCAAATTCCCCCGCACCTTTTGGGCAGCACCATATGCGCACGCAGGTCAGCCTGGAGGTGGTCCAATGTCACTCAACAGCCACCAGCCCCATGACTCCACCTGAAGGGGGACATTCCTTCATCTTTCCAAGCTCCTTGATGAGTTCCGGCACTGTGGGATGCTCTGATAGTAAAGATGCGGAACTGCAGGTGGGTAAGCAAGTGGAGTTCTGCTCGGTGGCCACATCCCCTATGACTCCAAAGACGCCCTCGACCACAGCTTTCCCAGTACTTACTGGGAGTGCAAAGACAACAAAGAGTTCAGCAGAAGTTCCGTCTGATAAAATCATCAACTCAGATTCTTTTCCAGAAAGCTCCACCTGTTCTGCTTCTGCTGGGTCACGCTTGGAAGGTAATAACAAGCTGTGTAAGCCACAACAGATGGGAAGTATGGACCAAGACATTACAATCCTAGTGACCCACTATGATAACACTCGGGGCGAAGAGCAGGAGGAGTCAGCTTGTTATCCCGTAGAGCCAGAAATGGTCAAGCTTGAGGAAAGTCAAGAAGATGACAAAATCCAAACAAGTGACACAGAAGGAGACCAAACACCTTCAAAGACAAATGTCAAACTTAACAAAGTGGAGGAGAAAGATGTGACAAAGCCTCCTGTCCCTGAATCCCCAGCGCCTGTTGGCTTCCACAACATTCGCACACAAGTGAGTCTTGAAGTGGTGCAGTGTCACTCAGTGGCCACCAGCCCTATGACGCCTCCTGAGGGTGATTATGCCTTCCAATTCCCAAGTCCTAGCATAGCAAAAGACGCAGAGATGCAAGTGGGCAAACAAGTGGAGTTTCGCTCTGTTGCTACAGCACCAATGACGCCAAGAACGCCCACCGTCACAACTTTTCCTGAGATAAGAAAAGAGGCTAGCATTGGGGAGAAcattgtggaggaggaggaggaggaagaaaggcAAGAAGAAGTTAAGGAAAAGGAGGAAGCAAGTGAGGAGAAAAAGGTGGAAACCACTGAGGAGGACAACAACTGCAAGGAGAAGAGCGAGGAGGTGGTGCAGGAGGTGAGCTGGGACGAGAAGGGCATGACATGGGAGGTGTACGGGGCTGTGGTGGAAGTGGCTGTACTGGGCTCGGCCATCCAGAAACACCTGGAGAAACAGGTGAAGAAACAGAAGAGGCAGCCCTCGTTGCCTCCCCCTCCTCCGCTCAACCCCTCGGCCATGCCTCTGACCCCCGAGGCCACACAGGGGGGCAGGAGCCGGGCGGCCAAGAGGGGTGAGCGAGATGACAAGGTGGGCCGGAACAGAAGAAACCCCTTTCGGCATCTgatggagaacatgcaacagCCACATTGTTGCTCTCGAGCGCACACCACAGAGTGA